In Thiohalomonas denitrificans, the genomic window CGGCGCGGCGTCTGAGTAGCTGCTGGAGGGTGCGATAGCCCTTCGAGGGCGGTGTCCAGGGCCTTAGGTCAGCCCGTTCCCGGTCCAGGTACCGCCATAGCAGGCGGGCATCGGAACTGTCGGTCTTCGCGCGGCCGCCGATGCTCTGGCGATAGCGGTTCAGGCGAAAGCCATCGACCACGTACACCGTATGGCCAAGGCGGTGCGCTTGGTCCACAAGTTCCATGTGGTAGGTATTGGTGGCCTCGACGGCCAGGCAGGCCGGAGCCTGCAACTGTTTTAGCCACCCGGCTATCGACCCCGGGTCATTCTCCAGAAGGATTACCGGAGCTTCAGGATGTTCGCAGATAGCCAGCTCCGCCTTACTGACATCCACCCCCACCAGATACGGCCGTACAGGCATTGCCATGAGATGCTCCCCCGACTAATGTGAACATGCTTGTCGGGGCTCACCCTAGCGCTGGCTTGCCATTAATCGTCGGTCCATAGCCGATAGATTCCATATTGGCGATTAGGTGAGGGGCGGGACGATATCTCCTACGGTCTGTGCCTTTGGCCAGATGCGGCGTTCGTCCCTCCACCCCGACAAGCCCCTTTGTGACTTGCCGGGAACAAACATACAAGCGGCGGAAGCCGCGATAACCTCCAAGGACCCCGCTGCATATTTGGGAAACGGGCGACTCAACTGGTTACAATGTTGGCACTTTCCCATCCATTTTCATGGAGTCACTGTCGCGCAATGATCGACTGGAGCCGGATCGATACCGTCCTTCTGGATATGGACGGCACTCTCTTGGACCTGAATTTCGATACCTACTTCTGGGTGGAGTACGTGCCCAAATGTTTTGCCGAAAAGAACGGTATCAGCATCAAGCAGGCCAAGGCCGAGCTTTATCCGCGCATGCATGCGGTGGAGGGCACCATGGACTGGTACTGTATCGATTACTGGGGGCGGGAGCTGGACCTCGATATCGCGCTATTGAAACAGGAGGTCGACCACCTGATCGCCGTGCATCCCCACGTGACCCCGTTTCTCGACGGGGTACGGGGCAGCGGCCGGCGCGCGGTTCTGGTGACCAACGCCCATATGAAGAGTCTCGAACTGAAAATGGAGAAGACCCGGCTCGCCGGTCACCTGGATCATCTGGTTTGTTCCCATGATTTCGGGATGCCCAAAGAGCATCCGCAGTTCTGGGATCAGCTGCAGAGTCGCGAGTCTTTCGACCCGGCCAGGACCCTGCTGATTGACGACAGTCTGCCGGTGCTGCGATCGGCACGCGAATACGGTATCGACTGGTTATTGGCTGTTCACAAGCCCGATACCCGGCGCCCCGCCAAGGACGTGGAGGAGTTCGATGCGATCGAGAGCTTCCGGGACATCATGCCCGACACCGTCGGGACCTGAGATTTCGCGAACCTGCCCTCCGTGTCCTCTGTGGTGAATCGTCTTTAGTTGCCCCGGTTCTTTCTCTTGTCCCAGGACTTGAAGCGCTTGCGGCAGTAGGTCAGCAGGGTGTCATG contains:
- the yrfG gene encoding GMP/IMP nucleotidase, with product MIDWSRIDTVLLDMDGTLLDLNFDTYFWVEYVPKCFAEKNGISIKQAKAELYPRMHAVEGTMDWYCIDYWGRELDLDIALLKQEVDHLIAVHPHVTPFLDGVRGSGRRAVLVTNAHMKSLELKMEKTRLAGHLDHLVCSHDFGMPKEHPQFWDQLQSRESFDPARTLLIDDSLPVLRSAREYGIDWLLAVHKPDTRRPAKDVEEFDAIESFRDIMPDTVGT